GTGCACGCCAACTGCAGCATCAGCGCGGTGGAAGAGGGGGTGTTGAGCAACGAAACCGTGGTCAAGCCGACTTCGGCGGAAGGGCATCACGCGATGATCAACGGCCTGCGCACCTTTGTGGCAACGGCCTTCGGCAGCCTGCTGTGGCTGTGGACCGGCTGGACGTCCGGCAGCGGTTTTATGGTGATCATCGCGGTCATCACCTCGCTGGCGATGCGCACCCCGGCGCCGCGCATGGTGGCGATGGATTTCGTGCTGGGCATGCTGGCGGCGATCCCGGTCGGCTCTCTGTTCTTCATGGTGATCCTGCCGGCAACGCAGCAGAGCATTTTGCTGCTGTGTCTCAGCCTCGGCCTGCTGGCGTTTTTCATCGGCATCGAGGTGCAGAAGCGGCGGCTCGGTTCGCTGGGGCTGCTGGCCGGGACCATCAACATTCTGGTGCTGAGCAACCCGATGGAGTTCAACGTCACCCAGTTTCTCGACGGGGCGCTGGGCCAGTTCCTCGGCAGCTGCGTTGGGCTGATGGTGCTGCTGCTGATCCGCGACAATTCGCGTGAACGCACCGGCCGCACGTTGCTCAACCAGTTCGTCAGCAGCGCGGTGTCGGCGCTGACCACCAAGGCGGCGCGTCGTCGGCAAAACCACCTGCCGGCGCTGTATCAGCAGCTTAACCAACTGCTGATGATGTTCCCGAACGACATCGCCAAGTATCGTCTGGCGCTGAACCTGATCATTGCCCACCAGCGCATGCAGCGGGCGGAGATTCCGGTCAGCGAAGAGCTGTCGGCCTTCCACCGCCAGATCCGCAGCACCGCCGATCGGGTGGTCTCCGCCAAGAACGACGTCAAGCGCGCCTATTACTACGATCGCTTGCTGGGTGAAATGAACGAGTACCAGCAGAAGCTGGTTGACAATCAGGCGCCGCTCAGCGTCACCGGGCCGGTGAAACGCCTGGCCGACATGCTGCATCGCTATCGTCACGCCTTGATCGATTGATGCGTTCCCTCCTGTTGCGCCGCGTTGTGCGGCGCCTTCCCTGACTATACTGAAAGCAGCGCCTGGCATGGCGAGCCGTCTCATGTGAGGCGGCCTGTTTTCAGAGAGACTCCGAGTGCCAGAACGACTGGAAAGTGGCATCATTGTCATGAGTGGATGAAACGCTTACCGCCGCGAAAACGTGACGTGCCGGTCATCTTAGTTTCATCCAGGTCGGCTATATACCTAACTAGCCTGGGGGAGCTGCGGCGCCTTCGGCGGCATAATTTCAGGGAATGTCATGAACAAGCGGATTCTGTTGGCGATTGTCATCGCCGTGGTCATCGCCGTCTTCAGCGCGCTGCGCGGCAACGAGCACCGTGCGATCGGCGGCAATGCGGCGGTGGTGCAAGCGCCGGCGGGGCAACAGCAGAGCATCGATCGGCTCACGCAGCAGCAAACGGTGGTGAGCTACCTGCAGCAGCATCAGCGGCTTCCGGGCTATTACGTCACCAAGAAGCAGGCGCGCGAGCAGGGCTGGGACCCGCGTTCAGGCAACCTCTGTGCGGTATTGCCGGGCAAGGCGATTGGCGGCGATCGATTCTCTAACCGTGAAGGGCAACTGCCGAGCGCCGGCGGCCGGGTTTGGCGCGAAGCGGACATCAATTACCAGTGTGGCCGGCGCGGCGCCGATCGCCTGCTGTATTCGAGCGACGGTCTGATCTTCGTCACGCGCGACCATTACAAAAACTTCATTCGTGTGGAGTGAGTTTGATGGCAAAAGTAGAGTTTGATTTTGAACAGATCCAGGATGTGCCGACCTTCTACCGCGATTTTGCGCACAAGTTTGCGCTGGACGAGGGATTCGGCGCCAACCTCGACGCGCTGTGGGACGTAGTGACCGGCGATATCGGTCTGCCGGTGGAAATCGAGTTCACTCACCTGAATGCCCGCAGCAAGCGTCGTTTCGGCGCGATCATTCTGCTGTTTGAAGAGGCGGAAGAAGAGCTGGAAGGCAGCCTGCGCTTCAATATCCGCGAAAGCAGCGGCGAACCGGCACATCACCGGGGATGAAACGGGTTCATCCCGGGATGGCGGCGGCGCTTAGTCGGCCGCTTCGGCCAGCTCGCGCAGGTATTGGAAGATCTGGCGGTAAGCCTTAGGCGGCTTGTTGGCGGCCTTCTCTTTCTGCGCGTTGCGCACCAGTGAACGCAGCTGTTGGCGATCGGCGGCCGGATACAGATCCAGGATCGACGGAATGACGTCATCGCCTTCTTCGACCAGACGGTCGCGCAGCGCTTCCAGCTTGTGGAACAGCGAAACCTGCTGGTTGTGGCGGTTTTTCAGCTTGTCGAGCGCGGTCTGGATCGGCTCGATATCGCGGGCGCGCAGCATCTTGCCGATCAGCTGCAGCTGACGGCGACGGCCCTCTTTTTTGATCTTCTGCGCCAGCTCGATGGCGGCGCGCAAATCTTCGTCCAACGGAATGCGATCCAGCGCGTTTTTGCCCAGATCGACCATTTCGGCCCCCAGGTCTTTCAGCGCTTCGGCATCACGTTTAATTTCACTTTTACTGACCCAGATAATCTCGTCATCGTCCTCGTTTTCATTCTCCGGGACATCGTCGAGCCAGTCTTCAGGCTGTTTGTTCATGGTAGGCTCCGTTAAAAAGAGGCTAATCCTAACAGGTTGCCGGCTTTATGCGAAATTCAACGCGGTTCCTGTTAGACTCAACGGCAGAGATCTCAGGATTTTTGCGCGCCGCTCCGCGTGCACAACTACGCCGCTCCGGCACTTTTCTCAACGATTTTCTGATTAATTATGGCAGATTGATGAAAGTAGTCACTCAAGTTGCAGAACAGCGCAAGGCGCTGGAACAGGCCGTTTCTCAGGCGCTGGAGCTGGCCCGCGCCGGTTCCGACGCGGCGGAAGTCGCGGTCACCAAATCGACCGGCATCAGCGTCAGCACCCGCTTCGGCGAAGTGGAAAACGTCGAGTTCAACAGCGATGGCGCGCTGGGCATTACCGTGTATCACCGCCAGCGCAAAGGCAGCGCCTCTTCCACCGATCTCAGCCCGGACGCCATCGCCCGCACCGTACAGGCGGCGCTGGACATCGCGCGCTATACCTCTGAGGATCCCTGCGCCGGCCCGGCGGAGAAAGATCTGCTGGCGTTCGAGGCGCCGGATCTCGATCTGTTCCACCCGACCGAGCTGGACGCCGAGCGCGGCATCGAGCTGGCGGCGCGCGCCGAGCAGGCTTCGCTGGCGGCGGACAAACGCATTACCAACACCGAAGGCGGCAGCTTCAACAGCCACTACGGCATCAAGGTGTTCGGCAACAGCCACGGCATGCTGCAAAGCTACTGTTCCAGCCGTCACTCGCTGTCCAGCTGCGTCATCGCAGAACAGGACGGCGACATGGAGCGGGATTACGCTTACACCATCGGCCGGGCGATGGGCGATCTGCACAGCCCGGAGTGGGTGGGGCAGGAGTGCGCCCGCCGCACGCTGGCGCGCCTCGCGCCGCGCAAATTGTCGACCATGAAGGCGCCGGTACTGTTCGCCTCCGAGGTGGCCACCGGATTGTTCGGCCATCTGGTAGGCGCCATCAGCGGCAGCAGCGTTTATCGCAAATCTACTTTCCTGTTGGACTCGCTCGGCAAGCAGATCCTGCCGGCGTGGCTGACCGTCGAGGAGCATCCGCACCTGCTGAAAGGGCTGGCGTCGACGCCGTTCGACAGCGAGGGCGTGCGCACCCAGCGGCGCGATATCGTCAAGGATGGCGTGCTGCAAACCTGGCTGATGACCAGCTACTCGGCGCGCAAGCTGGGCCTGCACAGCACCGGCCATGCAGGCGGCATCCATAACTGGCGCATTGCCGGGCAGGGCGCAGACTTCGCCGGCATGCTGAAACAGCTTGGCACCGGCCTGGTGGTCACCGAATTGATGGGCCAGGGCGTCAGCGGCGTCACCGGCGATTATTCTCGCGGCGCCGCCGGTTTTTGGGTGGAAAATGGCGAGATCCAGTACCCAGTCAGCGAGATCACCATCGCCGGCAACCTGAAAGACATGCTGCGCAACATCGTCAGCGTCGGCAGCGATATCGAAACCCGCAGCAATATCCAGTGCGGTTCGGTGCTGCTGCCGGAAATGAAGATCGCCGGCCAGTGATCCGCTGCGCGGCCGGCGCCCGCCGGTCGCGCGTTATCCCGTCTCAACCTTGCTTACAAATCTCCGGTTTCGATTTTTCCCGGCCTTGCCTATGGTAACGGTGGGTTAATTAAAACAATAACTGGAAGGTGAGCAAACATGCAGAATACCCTGAAAGCGCTGGCGGCGTTGACGCTGCTGGCAGCCAGTTCGCTGGCGGTCGCCGCCGATCTTGGCGACGATATGGACACCCTGGCGGAAAACTACAAAACGGTGCTGAATACCGACTCCGCCGCTACCCTCAAACAGAGCCTGCAGAACATGCGCGCCGCCGCGCAGGATGCCAAACAGGGCACCCCGCCGAAGCTGGAAGACAAAGCCGCCGACAGCCCGGAGATGAAAGATTTCCGCAGCGGGTTGGATACCCTGATCGGCCAGATCGATCAGGCGCTGGCGCTGGCCAATCAGGGCAAAGTCGCTGAAGCGAAGCAGCTGGCGCAAGGCTTCAAACAAACCCGCGACGCCAACCACAAGAAATTCCGCTAATCCGTCAACCGTCGCGCCCGTCTTCCGTCAGATAGGAGGAGGGCGCCTGCCCCAGCACGCGGCGGAACATGGTTGAAAACGCCGCGCTGCTGTCATATCCCATCTCCATCGCCACCTGCGTCACGCTGCGCCCTTCGGCCAGCAGCGCCAACGCCAGCACCACGCAGGCGCGCTGGCGCCATTGCGAAAAAGGCAGGCCGGTCTGCGCGCGAAAGAAGCGGCTGAAGGTGCGAATGCTCATGTACAGACGGGGCGCCCACCGCTGCGCGGAGTCGTGGGCGTCGGGGTGTTGCAAAAAGGCGCGGCACAGCTCAACCAGCCGAGGATCGGCGGGCAGCGGGATGTGCAACGGCAAAGGTTGCAGCCGGGCCAGCTCGTGCAGCAGCAGCGCCGCCAGCGCTCCGTCGCGGCCCTGTTGTTCATACTCCAGTGGCATATCCACCGCCGCCATCAACAGCTGGCGCATCAGCGGCGTGACGCTGACCACCTGACATACCTGCGGGCGTTCGGCGGGCAACGCGCCGGGTTCGAGGTACAGACTGCGGGTGGTGACGCCGACCATCCGCACCGCGTGCGGCATCTGCGGCGGCAGCCACACCGCGTGCTGCGGCGGAACGACCCAATTGCCTTGCTGCGTGAAAACGTGCATGACGCCGGTAGCGCCGTACAGCAACTGCGCGCGCCGGTGGCTGTGCATTGGCAGCAGGTGCCCCGGCGGATAATCGGTGCCGATGGCGATCACCGCGCGGGTTACGTGGTCGATGTCATCAATGCGGACGTTGCGCATGTGTTCCCTTTGGCGGGCAAATTGGCCGAAACGCAATGATAGTTGGCCTTTCATATAAAGCAAGCCAGCGACGGTCGCCCTACTATCGGGGCAGAAAAATAACGCTTGTTCGGGGCGCCGTTATTTTATCGGCCATGAAACCCGTGCAAGTTTTCACACCAGGGTGGGACGAAGGTTCTCGTTCTCGCAATACAAGAAGTTAATAAGGAATAAAGCGTCATTTTATTCCAACACCTGAAGCAATAGTTCTTAGCGCAGTTCAATGACTATAAGGTGATATTTCATGTATAAGTTCGGTGTGATTGGCGGCGGGGCCGCCGGCATCTCTTTTGCGTATAACTTTATAAAAAATAAGTCGGTTAATCATTGCAAAAGGCCGCTTTCCCTGACGGTTTTCGACAAGCAGGGATTTAAAGGCGGTATGGCATACAGCAGCGATTTTGACAGCCATATATTAAATATGACGCCGGAAAATATGTCGGCGGATATTTTCGACGATGCGCACTTCGTTGATTGGATCGCCATGCATTTCCCGCAGTTTTGCCAGGATCGTTATCCGCCGCGCTGGCTGTATCGGGAATATCTCGATTTTATTCGCGACATGACGATATATATGGCGGCGGACAGTAACGTAGCGCTGAATTTCGTGACCGCCGAAGTGAATGCCATCGCGCCGCACGAGGCCGGCTACCGGCTGACCACCGCCTGCGGCGGCGCTGAGCAGATGAACGCGCTGGTGCTGTGTTCGGGGCACAACCCGCCGGAATGCCTTTACCCAGTGGATGGGGTGATCGCTTATCAGGCTCATCAGGATCTGCCGCCGATCAACCCTTATTCGAGCATCGGCGTGATCGGCTGCAGCCTGACGGCGATTGACGCCATCGTTGAACTGATGGAGCGGCTGGGAGCGACCGACATCTGCGCCC
Above is a window of Serratia nematodiphila DZ0503SBS1 DNA encoding:
- the aaeB gene encoding p-hydroxybenzoic acid efflux pump subunit AaeB; translated protein: MSSPTFIRLRFAFKLSFAIVFALFVGFHLNLETPRWSAMTAAIVAAGPAFAAGGEPFSGAIRHRGWLRIIGTFIGCFVGLIIIITTARAPVVMLLLCCIWAGFCTWISSLIKVENSYAWGLAGYTALIIIVTVATSESHLLEAPQFAIERCSEIVLGIVSAVLADLLFSPRSIKQDIDRAVDQLLVAQYRLMQMCISNADKEDIDRAWSNLVKSTTALDGMRNNLMMESSRWQKVNRRVKALHTLSLTLITQACETYLILLNHPDALKDSLREQLMVPAETPQEIHKRMKLLRQVLTTHRSEETLPTLTGWVGAATRYLLLSKGVHANCSISAVEEGVLSNETVVKPTSAEGHHAMINGLRTFVATAFGSLLWLWTGWTSGSGFMVIIAVITSLAMRTPAPRMVAMDFVLGMLAAIPVGSLFFMVILPATQQSILLLCLSLGLLAFFIGIEVQKRRLGSLGLLAGTINILVLSNPMEFNVTQFLDGALGQFLGSCVGLMVLLLIRDNSRERTGRTLLNQFVSSAVSALTTKAARRRQNHLPALYQQLNQLLMMFPNDIAKYRLALNLIIAHQRMQRAEIPVSEELSAFHRQIRSTADRVVSAKNDVKRAYYYDRLLGEMNEYQQKLVDNQAPLSVTGPVKRLADMLHRYRHALID
- a CDS encoding ribonuclease codes for the protein MNKRILLAIVIAVVIAVFSALRGNEHRAIGGNAAVVQAPAGQQQSIDRLTQQQTVVSYLQQHQRLPGYYVTKKQAREQGWDPRSGNLCAVLPGKAIGGDRFSNREGQLPSAGGRVWREADINYQCGRRGADRLLYSSDGLIFVTRDHYKNFIRVE
- a CDS encoding barstar family protein → MAKVEFDFEQIQDVPTFYRDFAHKFALDEGFGANLDALWDVVTGDIGLPVEIEFTHLNARSKRRFGAIILLFEEAEEELEGSLRFNIRESSGEPAHHRG
- the yjgA gene encoding ribosome biogenesis factor YjgA produces the protein MNKQPEDWLDDVPENENEDDDEIIWVSKSEIKRDAEALKDLGAEMVDLGKNALDRIPLDEDLRAAIELAQKIKKEGRRRQLQLIGKMLRARDIEPIQTALDKLKNRHNQQVSLFHKLEALRDRLVEEGDDVIPSILDLYPAADRQQLRSLVRNAQKEKAANKPPKAYRQIFQYLRELAEAAD
- the pmbA gene encoding metalloprotease PmbA gives rise to the protein MKVVTQVAEQRKALEQAVSQALELARAGSDAAEVAVTKSTGISVSTRFGEVENVEFNSDGALGITVYHRQRKGSASSTDLSPDAIARTVQAALDIARYTSEDPCAGPAEKDLLAFEAPDLDLFHPTELDAERGIELAARAEQASLAADKRITNTEGGSFNSHYGIKVFGNSHGMLQSYCSSRHSLSSCVIAEQDGDMERDYAYTIGRAMGDLHSPEWVGQECARRTLARLAPRKLSTMKAPVLFASEVATGLFGHLVGAISGSSVYRKSTFLLDSLGKQILPAWLTVEEHPHLLKGLASTPFDSEGVRTQRRDIVKDGVLQTWLMTSYSARKLGLHSTGHAGGIHNWRIAGQGADFAGMLKQLGTGLVVTELMGQGVSGVTGDYSRGAAGFWVENGEIQYPVSEITIAGNLKDMLRNIVSVGSDIETRSNIQCGSVLLPEMKIAGQ
- the cybC gene encoding cytochrome b562; protein product: MQNTLKALAALTLLAASSLAVAADLGDDMDTLAENYKTVLNTDSAATLKQSLQNMRAAAQDAKQGTPPKLEDKAADSPEMKDFRSGLDTLIGQIDQALALANQGKVAEAKQLAQGFKQTRDANHKKFR
- a CDS encoding AraC family transcriptional regulator, with protein sequence MRNVRIDDIDHVTRAVIAIGTDYPPGHLLPMHSHRRAQLLYGATGVMHVFTQQGNWVVPPQHAVWLPPQMPHAVRMVGVTTRSLYLEPGALPAERPQVCQVVSVTPLMRQLLMAAVDMPLEYEQQGRDGALAALLLHELARLQPLPLHIPLPADPRLVELCRAFLQHPDAHDSAQRWAPRLYMSIRTFSRFFRAQTGLPFSQWRQRACVVLALALLAEGRSVTQVAMEMGYDSSAAFSTMFRRVLGQAPSSYLTEDGRDG